In one window of Danaus plexippus chromosome 7, MEX_DaPlex, whole genome shotgun sequence DNA:
- the LOC116770899 gene encoding CLIP domain-containing serine protease B4-like, with protein MFKLYACLCLSILKLTVNAQFGTVSISVNMDPRADIDMSTHNRCPVNMSCVPISSCPLLEDLLDFSCFSSDRYFHRLNSLTCGNVNNEDYVCCPSCECGRVYAPGTESCGKSMVQGIDYSGIGAHPWVARIGFANKDTGNVRFACSGSIIAKRVILTAAHCALAKPEGYKLSTIVVGEWDISSSPDCSDYFCAPATQAIKVESVSVHPGYEQKIFRHDIAMIILKDEIKFSVTAAPICLNDKPEVVINERASLVGWGKLSGQNNLIGRQQQLEVPLVSLEICEKVFGESVPIHEGQLCAGGEEGKDACSGFGGAPLILNRDGQFVQIGIVSFGSDNCGSEGIPSVYTNIAHYYRWIVDNLPS; from the exons atgtttaaactgTATGCGTGTTtatgtttaagtattttaaaattaacagttaACGCACAGTTTGGGA CCGTATCCATAAGTGTCAATATGGATCCAAGAGCAGATATTGATATGAGTACTCAC aATCGCTGTCCAGTTAATATGTCGTGTGTCCCAATAAGTTCGTGTCCATTGTTAGAAGATCTATTAGATTTCTCGTGTTTTTCATCCGAtcg GTATTTCCATCGTCTGAACTCGTTAACATGTGGCAATGTTAACAATGAAGACTATGTGTGCTGCCCGTCGTGCGAGTGCGGGCGAGTTTACGCACCAGGAACTGAATCCTGCGGGAAGAGCATGGTCCAAGGGATTGATTACAGCGGCATTGGAGCTCATCCCTGGGTTGCCAGAATAGGATTCGcaa ataAAGACACGGGCAACGTTAGATTTGCTTGCAGTGGCTCCATTATTGCGAAGCGGGTTATTTTGACAGCGGCGCATTGTGCTTTGGCGAAACCTGAAGGATACAAATT GTCTACGATAGTAGTCGGTGAGTGGGACATCAGTAGTAGTCCGGATTGCAGCGATTATTTCTGTGCTCCTGCCACACAAGCCATCAAAGTGGAGAGCGTGTCTGTGCATCCAGGATACGAACAGAAGATATTCAGACATGACATAGCGATGATTATATTAAAggatgagataaaattttctg TGACAGCTGCTCCGATCTGTTTGAATGATAAGCCGGAAGTGGTGATCAACGAACGCGCTTCGCTTGTCGGATGGGGAAAACTGTCCGGACAAAACAACTTG ATTGGTCGCCAACAACAGTTAGAAGTACCGTTGGTGTCGCTGGAGATTTGTGAGAAGGTTTTTGGTGAATCCGTGCCTATTCATGAAGGGCAGCTTTGTGCGGGCGGCGAAGAGGGCAAGGACGCATGTTCGGGCTTTGGAGGAGCTCCTTTGATTCTTAATAGAGACGGCCAATTTGTACAG ATTGGTATTGTATCCTTCGGGTCGGACAACTGTGGCAGTGAAGGCATCCCCAGCGTGTATACAAACATCGCACATTATTATAGGTGGATTGTTGACAACTTGCCTTCTTGA